In the Methanocalculus natronophilus genome, AGCTTCCGCTTGAGGAATTCACCCTTGTCGGAGCAACGACCCGTGTCGGCCTCCTCGGATCCCCGCTCCGTGACCGGTTCGGGCTCATCTTCCGGCTGAACCTCTATGAGGTTTTCGATCTCCTGGCTATCGTGAGGCGATCAGCTGCGATCCTGCAGATCCCAATCACTGAGGAGGGGGCGCTTGAGATTGCAAAACGGAGCCGGGGAACACCAAGAATCGCAAACCGCCTCCTCAGGCGTGTCCGGGATTATGCCATCGTCCGGGGTGACGGATCAATATCCAGGGAATCTGCTGACGCCGCACTTGGCATCCTTGGGATCGATCCCCTCGGCCTTGATGATCTCGACCGCAGGATCATCTCTGTCGTGGCCCGTGACTTTAGTGGCGGGCCTGTCGGCGTGAAGACGATTGCCATCTCTATTGGAGAAGAGGTCCGGACAATCGAAGAGGTCTATGAGCCCTACCTGATCAGGATTGGGTTTCTGAAACGGACGCCAAAGGGCCGCGAGACGACAGAGGCAGCAGTCACACATCTCTTTGCTGACGGGGAGCAGATACCCTGATTGTGAGTAGTACTGATTCTACTTCGGACTCATCCTGATTCGGATTCCATCTGCGCCGTTTTCGATCCTGTTCTGGGCTGTAGGAGATCCTGACGTTTTTTTTGCAGAAAGGAGCCCTGCATCACCGGTTGAGCGGGATCATATGATCCCTTCACGCATAAAATGTATACTATTAGACAATTATATTGATTTTTGTAACCTATAAGCCCAATTTTTATTAAATTTAGGAAAATCATTATCATATCCCGGGGGCGAAAAACTACATTATGCATACGATCACCATCCTCCCCGGCCATGATCGACATGGCGACCCTGAAGGGTTTGATGCCATCCATATCGCACCCGGCGACACCCTCTCAATCGTCGGGCCAACCGGATCAGGCAAAAGCGCTCTTATCAATGACATCGAGGTCTTTGCACAGGGCGATACCGCTACCGGCAGAACCATTCTCCTTGATGGCGCACCTCCCCCGGAATCATCTGTCAGGGATCCTGCAAAGAAACCGATTGCCCTCATCACCCAGACCACGAAATGCTTAGCCGATCTGAGGGTGGAAGAGTTCCTGGGGATGCATCTCCGTGCCAGGAAAATTACAGACACAGGCCTGGTTGAGAAAGCAATCCGTCTTGCAAACGAGTTTACAGGGGAGCCGATCCGGCCCGATTGCCGGATCTCCTCTCTCTCCGGCGGCCAGACGAGATCCCTCCTTGTTGCGGATGCAGTCATCATCTCAGGCGCCCCGATCATCCTCCTCGATGAAGTGGAGAACGCAGGAATCTTCCGTGACCGTGTCATAACCTGCCTCAAAAAGACAAATACCTCCGTCATCTTCGTCACCCATGACCCGCTTGTTTCACTGATGTCAGACAAAAGGATAGTGATGGGGAACGGTGCGGTGAAGACGATCCTTGAGCCGGATGGATCTGAGGCGGCGGTTCTGAAGCAGGTGACTGAGATCGACGCATACCTCTCTGATCTCAGGGAACGGCTCAGGGCAGGCGAGATCCTGGGCGAAGCGGTACCACAGGCATGAAACTGATCATTGTCGCCGGGCCGCCATCGACCGGAAAAACCGCAATAATCAGGCAGATAATCAGCAATCTCCCAAAGAATTCCGTTGCCTACCTCAAGATAGATGTCGTATATGCAACCGAGGATACAGAGATTGCAGGCGAATTCGGGATACCTGCAAAAAAAGTGATATCAGGCGACCTCTGCCCGGACCATGCCGGGATCATGGTCCTCTCTGACGCCTTTGCCTGGGCAGAAAAGGAGGGTGCAGACTACCTGATCGTGGAATCGGCAGGTCTCTGCCTCAGGTGCACCCCCTACACAACCGAATCACTCGGAATTGCGGTTCTCTCCGCAATATCGGGAACCCATTCCCCCTACAAGATGAGCCCGATGATCGCGCTTGCTGATGTCGCAGTCGTCACCAGGATCGATCTCGTCTCACAGGCAGAAAAGGAAGTATTCCGCGAGGCGATCCGGGATGTGGCACCAGGTGTTGAGATCATCGAGACAAACGCCCCGATCGGCACAGGGCTGCGGTACCTGATGAAGATCATCAACGACCTTGCACCAGTCAGAGACCAGGCAGCAGTCAAACTCAGGGGCAGTCCTCCGCTTGGTGTCTGCACCGTCTGTGTCGGGAAAAAAGAGATCGGCTGGGAGAACCATTTCGGCGTTGTCCGCAGGCTTGATGGCGCCGGTACACTCTTCCGGGGGGAATAGATGACCTGGACACCCCCTGGTAAAGACTGCGGCCTCTGCGGAGCAGATTCCTGCATTGCATTCTCCTCACTTGTTGCTGCGGGTGCAAAGAAACTTGTAGAATGCCCCTTTTACGAAGAGGAGAGGAAAAAAAGGTACATTTCAAAGACAGACCGGAATACAGCAGATCTCCTCGGCCACAGTTTTGACTTTATCCTCCATCCCTTCCCAGGTGAAATCTCAACCAGAAAGGATGTCGTCCCGTTCAGGGCGGATCTCGTTGAAAAATGGGAGATAAAAACCGGAGATCTCGTCATCGGGAGACCGGCAGGCGCCGGATGCCCGATCACCCATGCACTCAGGGTGACAGCAGCAGATCCGGTAAGCGGGATCATCTCCTGCCATGTCACAAGCCCGATTGAGGCGCGGGAAGAAGAGTATCTCGATATTGTGGCATACCATGTCCATGCATTTGAAGGTATAGCCGAAGTGATCGGCCGCGAACCGACATTCGGGCTGAAGCAGCGGTTCCAACCCGGATACTGCCTGATGGGGATCTCACACACCGGTGTTGTGAATATGGTTATCATGACTGACGACGGACTCCGTGTCAGGGTAGAGGGGATCGGACTGTGAAGACCAGAGCCGTGATCAGCCAGAAGATACGGGACGGGGATGCTGTTGTCATCCCTGCTCCCGAATTCAAAAAAAGGGTGCGGGATGGAGAAAGATTCACACCAGACGATGTTGATGTCGTCACCTGCGGGACATTCGGGGTGATGTCAGGGACGTATGCAGTCCTGACAATCCCGGTTGCAGAGCCGGGTGCATTCAGAAAAGCCGGGAAAATCTTCCTGAACGGGGTGCCTGCATATCCCGGCCCATGCCCCAATGAGCGGCTTGGGCTTGTTGACTGTATCGTCTATGGAACAGCGCACCGTGACGAGCGGTATGGGGGAGGCCATCTCTTTTCCGATCTCGTCTCCGGGAAGGCGATCGAGGTTCTGGCTGAAGCAGACGGGAAGGACTATTCCAGTACGGTCACCCTCTCTGACTGTGGTTTTGCCAGGCTCCAGACCACGCGGTCCGCATTCAGAAACTATACAGGCTTTATTTTTGAACATGAAGGCGTTCTTCCGACGATCTTCTCGGCAACCGGGCTGCATGGGCCTGCCAGGGAGATCTCGGTCTCAGGATGCGGCGAGATCAACCCGGTGGAGAATGATCCCGGTCTCCGGTACCTCCAGCCCGGTGTACCGGTCCTTGTGAATGGTGGAACCGGAATCATCATCGGCACCGGGACACGATCCACCACAGAACGGTCAAACCTTGCCGTTGCAGCTGATATGGATGGTATGGCGCCCGGCATGATGGGAGGATGCGTCACGTCAGACGGCCCGGAATGCCTCACGTCTGTTGCAGCTGCGGTTCCCGTGACAGATGAAGCAACTCTCAGATGGTTGTTGGTGCTTGACGAGGATATCCCACTCCCCATTGCCGGGATCACCAGGAGACAGCCCATCGGATCGTCCCATTATGGCAGGATCTGGCAGGGGACAGACCGGGGAGTCCGGGTGCAGGAAGAGAGGTGTCTTGCCTGCGAACCCTGCCAGGCACGACGGATCTGCCCCTCAGACGCAGTCAGGGAAGACCATACCATTGACCGGTCACGCTGCCTTGCCTGTGGCGCCTGCGCCTCGGTCTGCGAGGGGAAGGTATACACCATAGAGCTTGGATCTGTTCTGGTTGGTGAGCAGGAGATCCCGGTCACCTTCCGCCAGTCCGATCGGACCCGTGCCGAACGGCTCTGCAGGCAGCTTGCGAGGCAGATCATGGATGGATCGTTTCAAATGCCGGAGGGGCCATGACCCATATGCTCTCCTGCCCGGTCTGCAGATCCACCTTTCCGGATCAGGGCGAACTGACCTGCCCTGGGGGACATCCCGGCCTTCTCAGGGCAATCTATCCTGAAGAGAGACTGGTGCTTCGTGATGAGCCCGGCCTCTTCAGGTATCAGAGCTGGCTCCCGGTGAGGGAGATCCCAAATACGGGTGCAGGTCCAGTCACCTTCCGTTCTGTTGGGTTTGCCCGTGAGACGGGGCTGTCAGAACTCTGGATCGGATTCTCAGGCTATGCTCCGGGGAGAGGCGCCCATGTACCCACCTGTTCGTTCAAGGAACTGGAGGCATGGCCGACACTGCAGCGGGTCAGGGAGACGGGAGGCGGCACCCTCGTTGTCGCATCTGCCGGAAACACCGGGAGGGCTTTTGCCGAGGTTGCCGATGCAATGAACCAGCCTGTCCTGCTCGTCATCCCAAAACGGGCGCTGGAACGTATCTGGACAACAAAGCCTGCGAGGAATACCATCCTGGTTGCCGTGAACGGCGACTACTCGGATGCTATCGCACTTGCAGACCGGATCTGCACGCTCCCAGGCTATACCCCCGAAGGCGGTGCAAAAAATGTTGCCCGCCGCGACGGGATGGGGACCGTCTTCCTTGATGCAGCCTGCACAATCGGCAGGATACCCGACCACTACATCCAGGCAGTCGGGAGCGGGACAGGCGCAATCGCCGCATGGGAGGCAGCGCTCCGGCTTGTTGCGGACGGCCGGTTCGGCGGGACGCTGCCCCGCCTGCACCTGGCCCAGAATCTCCCTTTCATCCCGCTCAAATCCGCCTGGGATGCCCGGAGGCGTGAGATAGTTCCTGAACTTGATATGCCGCATGCAGAAGATGCGATCAGGGCTGTCAATGCCGATGTCCTGACAAACAGAAAACCACCCTATGCCGTGCCTGGCGGCCTGTATGATGCGCTCTCGGACTGCGGCGGAGCAATGTATGGGATCACAAACCATGATGCCAGGCAGGCGGGAGATCTCTTTGAGGCTACCGAGGGAATAGACCCCGATCCGGCAGCAGCAGTCGCCTGCGCAGCCCTGCTGGCCGCAGTCGATCAGGGAGATCTTCCAGAGAATGCCTGTATTCTTTTGAATATCACCGGCGGGGGATACAAGGCAGTTCCTCTGAAACATACCGTGCAGCCGGTTGAGACCGTGCAGCCCGGTGAAATGCCGTCTTTCCTGGCAGGAGAAGAAGATGTCTGAAGAAGCAGTTGTTCGTATCCTGAAAGAAGAGGAGATCGGGCTCATCTCCCACCTCCCCTGTGACCGTGCCGGTCTGCTCTGTTCGATGATCACCAGCATGTCGCCGCATGTCCCCCTGCTTCGTGAGGAGGACGGGGTCGGAGTCTCGGCAGGAGCGTACCTGGCAGGTATCAAACCAGCCATGGTAATCCAGAGCTCAGGACTTGGAAACATGCTCAACGCCCTCCTCTCACTCCATGGAACATTCCACCTTCCCCTTCCGATCATCACAAGCTGGCGGG is a window encoding:
- the ruvB gene encoding Holliday junction branch migration DNA helicase RuvB is translated as MTDRIITPVQFDDEIDDPAIRPARLDEFVGQDQVKEALRIAVEAAKIRGETLDHILFSGPPGLGKTTLAQIIAREMGSAIRSTTGPVLDKPGDLAAQLTALSSGDLLFIDEIHRLNPVVEEILYPAMEDYTIDVMIGEGPGARAIQLPLEEFTLVGATTRVGLLGSPLRDRFGLIFRLNLYEVFDLLAIVRRSAAILQIPITEEGALEIAKRSRGTPRIANRLLRRVRDYAIVRGDGSISRESADAALGILGIDPLGLDDLDRRIISVVARDFSGGPVGVKTIAISIGEEVRTIEEVYEPYLIRIGFLKRTPKGRETTEAAVTHLFADGEQIP
- a CDS encoding ATP-binding cassette domain-containing protein, yielding MHTITILPGHDRHGDPEGFDAIHIAPGDTLSIVGPTGSGKSALINDIEVFAQGDTATGRTILLDGAPPPESSVRDPAKKPIALITQTTKCLADLRVEEFLGMHLRARKITDTGLVEKAIRLANEFTGEPIRPDCRISSLSGGQTRSLLVADAVIISGAPIILLDEVENAGIFRDRVITCLKKTNTSVIFVTHDPLVSLMSDKRIVMGNGAVKTILEPDGSEAAVLKQVTEIDAYLSDLRERLRAGEILGEAVPQA
- a CDS encoding GTP-binding protein — translated: MKLIIVAGPPSTGKTAIIRQIISNLPKNSVAYLKIDVVYATEDTEIAGEFGIPAKKVISGDLCPDHAGIMVLSDAFAWAEKEGADYLIVESAGLCLRCTPYTTESLGIAVLSAISGTHSPYKMSPMIALADVAVVTRIDLVSQAEKEVFREAIRDVAPGVEIIETNAPIGTGLRYLMKIINDLAPVRDQAAVKLRGSPPLGVCTVCVGKKEIGWENHFGVVRRLDGAGTLFRGE
- a CDS encoding (Fe-S)-binding protein, whose protein sequence is MTWTPPGKDCGLCGADSCIAFSSLVAAGAKKLVECPFYEEERKKRYISKTDRNTADLLGHSFDFILHPFPGEISTRKDVVPFRADLVEKWEIKTGDLVIGRPAGAGCPITHALRVTAADPVSGIISCHVTSPIEAREEEYLDIVAYHVHAFEGIAEVIGREPTFGLKQRFQPGYCLMGISHTGVVNMVIMTDDGLRVRVEGIGL
- a CDS encoding methanogenesis marker 16 metalloprotein, with the protein product MKTRAVISQKIRDGDAVVIPAPEFKKRVRDGERFTPDDVDVVTCGTFGVMSGTYAVLTIPVAEPGAFRKAGKIFLNGVPAYPGPCPNERLGLVDCIVYGTAHRDERYGGGHLFSDLVSGKAIEVLAEADGKDYSSTVTLSDCGFARLQTTRSAFRNYTGFIFEHEGVLPTIFSATGLHGPAREISVSGCGEINPVENDPGLRYLQPGVPVLVNGGTGIIIGTGTRSTTERSNLAVAADMDGMAPGMMGGCVTSDGPECLTSVAAAVPVTDEATLRWLLVLDEDIPLPIAGITRRQPIGSSHYGRIWQGTDRGVRVQEERCLACEPCQARRICPSDAVREDHTIDRSRCLACGACASVCEGKVYTIELGSVLVGEQEIPVTFRQSDRTRAERLCRQLARQIMDGSFQMPEGP
- a CDS encoding cysteate synthase, coding for MTHMLSCPVCRSTFPDQGELTCPGGHPGLLRAIYPEERLVLRDEPGLFRYQSWLPVREIPNTGAGPVTFRSVGFARETGLSELWIGFSGYAPGRGAHVPTCSFKELEAWPTLQRVRETGGGTLVVASAGNTGRAFAEVADAMNQPVLLVIPKRALERIWTTKPARNTILVAVNGDYSDAIALADRICTLPGYTPEGGAKNVARRDGMGTVFLDAACTIGRIPDHYIQAVGSGTGAIAAWEAALRLVADGRFGGTLPRLHLAQNLPFIPLKSAWDARRREIVPELDMPHAEDAIRAVNADVLTNRKPPYAVPGGLYDALSDCGGAMYGITNHDARQAGDLFEATEGIDPDPAAAVACAALLAAVDQGDLPENACILLNITGGGYKAVPLKHTVQPVETVQPGEMPSFLAGEEDV